From Erigeron canadensis isolate Cc75 chromosome 8, C_canadensis_v1, whole genome shotgun sequence, one genomic window encodes:
- the LOC122609984 gene encoding TMV resistance protein N-like isoform X1 codes for MTASSSSLSSKTWKNDVFLSFRGEDTRKTFVDHLYYALEQHGGIRTYKDNVTLPRGDSIGPSLMNSIQESQIAVVIFSESYADSSWCLQELEHIMKCRHERGQIVLPVFYNVDPSDVRKQKRKYEEAFSKHESLENSYQKIESWRKALFDASNIAGWEPRLVANGHEAECIKEIVRAVFDKLTSLDSVVHDENLVGMGTRLQDLKSHLRIGSGDVRMVGIWGVGGGGKTTLATSLYMEISAKFDTCCFVANIREESSQHNGLKNIQEKILSSAFDKKQIVPSVDIGKHMIKQMLCRRNVLIVLDDVNDQEQLEALAGSHDWFGHGSRVVITTRDEHVLISHGVDVVSPINLLSLNEAIQLFRRYAYHKNNPVEDYDKLSLHVINYVKGLPLALKILGSFLNGKNKNEWISALDKLECIPNRKVTDQLKISYDGLDREDKMLFLDLACFFRRRHQSVVKETLDACGFHSSIGMKVLIQKALIIIYSNGKIDMHDLVQEMGHDIVRGEHPNNPEKHSRVWKSNEIERMFSRNAKTENDKIEAIRYCGRSSIGFIKLVSNMKKLRFLSVTLHKGRNVEGVESSYDEGPAFLSNELKYIKWTGWYPASPFPESFKATELVVLYLDNSLQKELWKGCKHLPCLKVLEVFYARHLVRTPDFGGLPCLQKFTLHGCDSLIDIDPSLGNHSRLASVSVHFCKLITRFPIIAWMKKLERLVISDCHSLCEFPEIEANMNSLKKLYLKGVGIEVLPSSVGSYCTNLISLELKCSKLRCIEGNFHALEHLKTFKLNIDARKLKKFPKDLFDEKCCLEELRLVFHTYSMKRLPSPPHLSRFIRKLSLQLSRGEIPSEIGELSNLEEMDLSRSFFSRLSFSLLQFTQLKLLNLSDCNNLVELPKLPSNLSIILADNCDSLEAIRDDVHRTCKWLCQVSLTNSSGICSFDGGERLLETMLQGKAQCMSMELKGLEIPKGFKPRLVKWGRCRLKLPENWFNEFCGFLFCYVSKRFLRDDYVKITMMQEEKEQVHMGMGDSQDEQLFWEEGVDSHTWVGYVSFGSLRPTAWWDKSFTAVDISIDLRYGSSISGFGARLVSRKNQTQEATTSNNSPDSDDYKCKFNILHDSRSLFKCGFQPLCPQY; via the exons ATGACGGCATCGTCATCATCTTTGTCTTCTAAGACATGGAAAAATGATGTGTTTCTTAGCTTCAGAGGCGAGGATACTCGCAAGACTTTTGTAGATCATCTCTACTATGCACTTGAACAACACGGAGGAATACGCACCTACAAGGACAATGTTACGCTTCCAAGGGGTGATTCCATCGGCCCTTCCCTCATGAATTCCATACAAGAGTCACAAATTGCGGTGGTCATATTCTCTGAGAGTTATGCTGATTCTTCTTGGTGCTTGCAAGAACTTGAACATATCATGAAATGCAGACACGAGAGAGGGCAAATCGTTTTACCAGTGTTCTATAACGTGGATCCTTCTGAtgttagaaaacaaaaaaggaagTATGAAGAAGCATTTTCCAAACACGAATCTTTGGAAAACAGCTACCAAAAAATTGAATCATGGAGAAAAGCACTATTTGATGCAAGTAACATTGCTGGATGGGAACCTAGGCTCGTAGCTAACGG GCATGAAGCAGAATGTATCAAGGAGATTGTTCGTGCAGTATTTGACAAATTGACATCATTAGATTCAGTCGTTCATGATGAAAACCTTGTTGGAATGGGAACTCGATTGCAAGATTTGAAATCCCATTTAAGAATTGGGTCAGGTGATGTGCGAATGGTTGGGATATGGGGTGTTGGGGGTGGTGGTAAGACCACTCTTGCAACTTCTCTTTACATGGAAATCTCTGCTAAATTTGATACCTGTTGCTTTGTTGCAAATATTAGGGAGGAATCCAGCCAACATaatggtttaaaaaatatacaagaAAAAATTCTATCTTCTGCTTTTGACAAAAAGCAGATAGTGCCCAGTGTTGATATTGGAAAACACATGATTAAACAAATGTTATGTCGTAGGAATGTGTtgattgttcttgatgatgTCAATGACCAGGAGCAACTGGAGGCATTAGCTGGATCACATGATTGGTTTGGTCATGGGAGTCGAGTAGTAATCACAACTAGGGACGAGCATGTACTAATATCTCACGGGGTAGACGTGGTCTCCCCCATTAATTTATTATCACTTAATGAGGCTATTCAGCtctttagaagatatgcatatCATAAGAATAATCCCGTAGAAGATTATGATAAGCTTTCATTACATGTGATTAACTATGTTAAGGGACTCCCGTTAGCACTTAAAATCTTAGGGTCTTTTCTAAATGGTAAAAACAAGAATGAGTGGATCAGTGCCTTGGATAAGTTAGAATGCATCCCAAATCGTAAGGTCACTGATCAACTCAAAATAAGTTACGATGGACTTGACCGTGAGGACAAAATGTTATTCTTAGATCTGGCATGTTTCTTCAGGAGGAGGCATCAATCCGTTGTAAAGGAGACACTTGATGCTTGCGGGTTTCACTCTAGTATAGGGATGAAGGTGTTGATACAAAAGGCTCTCATAATCATTTATTCCAATGGTAAGATTGATATGCACGATCTAGTTCAAGAAATGGGACATGACATTGTTAGAGGGGAACACCCCAACAACCCTGAAAAACATAGCAGGGTTTGGAAATCAAATGAGATTGAAAGGATGTTTTCCAGGAACGCAAAAACG GAAAATGATAAGATTGAAGCCATAAGATACTGTGGTCGTAGTTCAATAGGCTTCATCAAGCTTGTTTCAAACATGAAGAAACTAAGATTCCTTTCTGTGACTTTGCACAAGGGCAGAAATGTTGAAGGGGTTGAAAGCAGCTATGATGAAGGTCCTGCTTTTCTTTCGAATGAGCTGAAGTATATTAAATGGACGGGTTGGTACCCTGCAAGTCCGTTCCCTGAAAGTTTTAAAGCAACCGAGCTTGTTGTGTTATATCTGGATAATAGCTTGCAAAAGGAACTTTGGAAGGGTTGCAAG CATCTGCCGTGTTTGAAAGTGCTTGAAGTCTTTTATGCGAGACATCTGGTAAGGACGCCTGATTTTGGTGGACTACCGTGTCTTCAGAAGTTTACACTCCATGGATGTGACAGTTTAATAGATATTGATCCATCACTTGGAAATCATTCAAGACTTGCTTCTGTAAGTGTACATTTTTGCAAGCTGATTACCAGGTTCCCGATCattgcttggatgaaaaaaCTGGAAAGACTTGTAATTTCAGATTGCCATTCACTATGTGAGTTCCCGGAGATTGAAGCAAACATGAATAgcttaaaaaagttatatttaaaagGTGTTGGGATAGAAGTTCTTCCCTCATCAGTTGGAAGTTATTGTACCAACCTTATTTCGCTGGAGTTGAAGTGTTCAAAGTTGAGGTGCATAGAAGGAAACTTTCATGCCTTAGAACATTTGAagacatttaaattaaatatagatgCCAGAAAACTTAAGAAGTTTCCCAAAGACCTATTCGATGAAAAATGTTGTCTAGAGGAACTTAGATTGGTCTTTCATACCTATTCAATGAAAAGATTACCAAGTCCTCCTCATTTGTCACGCTTCATAAGAAAGTTAAGTCTCCAACTGAGCAGAGGAGAGATACCCTCTGAGATTGGTGAATTATCCAATTTAGAAGAGATGGATCTAAGTAGAAGTTTTTTTTCAAGATTAAGTTTCAGCCTATTGCAATTTACTCAACTCAAACTCCTCAATCTGAGTGACTGCAACAATCTTGTTGAATTGCCTAAGCTCCCATCAAATCTATCTATTATTCTAGCAGACAACTGTGACtcacttgaagccattagagaTGATGTTCATAGAACCTGTAAATGGTTATGTCAAGTCTCACTTACCAATTCATCTGGGATTTGCAGCTTCGATGGTGGTGAGAGATTATTAGAAACCATGCTCCAG GGAAAGGCTCAGTGTATGAGCATGGAGCTAAAAGGGTTAGAGATTCCCAAGGGGTTTAAACCTCGTCTTGTTAAATGGGGGAGATGTAGACTGAAACTTCCAGAGAATTGGTTCAATGAATTTTGTGGATTCTTGTTCTGCTATGTTTCGAAGAGATTCTTGCGGGatgattatgtaaaaataacaATGATGCAAGAGGAGAAGGAGCAGGTGCATATGGGAATGGGAGATTCTCAAGATGAGCAGTTGTTTTGGGAAGAGGGTGTTGATTCCCACACTTGGGTGGGGTATGTTTCCTTTGGTTCATTGAGACCCACCGCTTGGTGGGACAAATCATTCACTGCCGTTGACATCTCAATTGACCTCCGTTATGGGTCATCTATAAGTGGGTTCGGAGCTAGACTCGTTTCCAGAAAGAATCAAACGCAGGAAGCTACTACAAGTAATAATTCCCCTGATAGTGATGATTATAAATGTAAGTTTAACATCCTCCATGATTCAAGGTCTCTTTTTAAGTGTGGATTTCAACCGCTATGTCCCCAATATTAG
- the LOC122609984 gene encoding disease resistance protein RPV1-like isoform X2 has product MTASSSSLSSKTWKNDVFLSFRGEDTRKTFVDHLYYALEQHGGIRTYKDNVTLPRGDSIGPSLMNSIQESQIAVVIFSESYADSSWCLQELEHIMKCRHERGQIVLPVFYNVDPSDVRKQKRKYEEAFSKHESLENSYQKIESWRKALFDASNIAGWEPRLVANGHEAECIKEIVRAVFDKLTSLDSVVHDENLVGMGTRLQDLKSHLRIGSGDVRMVGIWGVGGGGKTTLATSLYMEISAKFDTCCFVANIREESSQHNGLKNIQEKILSSAFDKKQIVPSVDIGKHMIKQMLCRRNVLIVLDDVNDQEQLEALAGSHDWFGHGSRVVITTRDEHVLISHGVDVVSPINLLSLNEAIQLFRRYAYHKNNPVEDYDKLSLHVINYVKGLPLALKILGSFLNGKNKNEWISALDKLECIPNRKVTDQLKISYDGLDREDKMLFLDLACFFRRRHQSVVKETLDACGFHSSIGMKVLIQKALIIIYSNGKIDMHDLVQEMGHDIVRGEHPNNPEKHSRVWKSNEIERMFSRNAKTENDKIEAIRYCGRSSIGFIKLVSNMKKLRFLSVTLHKGRNVEGVESSYDEGPAFLSNELKYIKWTGWYPASPFPESFKATELVVLYLDNSLQKELWKGCKHLPCLKVLEVFYARHLVRTPDFGGLPCLQKFTLHGCDSLIDIDPSLGNHSRLASIAIHYVSSRRLKQT; this is encoded by the exons ATGACGGCATCGTCATCATCTTTGTCTTCTAAGACATGGAAAAATGATGTGTTTCTTAGCTTCAGAGGCGAGGATACTCGCAAGACTTTTGTAGATCATCTCTACTATGCACTTGAACAACACGGAGGAATACGCACCTACAAGGACAATGTTACGCTTCCAAGGGGTGATTCCATCGGCCCTTCCCTCATGAATTCCATACAAGAGTCACAAATTGCGGTGGTCATATTCTCTGAGAGTTATGCTGATTCTTCTTGGTGCTTGCAAGAACTTGAACATATCATGAAATGCAGACACGAGAGAGGGCAAATCGTTTTACCAGTGTTCTATAACGTGGATCCTTCTGAtgttagaaaacaaaaaaggaagTATGAAGAAGCATTTTCCAAACACGAATCTTTGGAAAACAGCTACCAAAAAATTGAATCATGGAGAAAAGCACTATTTGATGCAAGTAACATTGCTGGATGGGAACCTAGGCTCGTAGCTAACGG GCATGAAGCAGAATGTATCAAGGAGATTGTTCGTGCAGTATTTGACAAATTGACATCATTAGATTCAGTCGTTCATGATGAAAACCTTGTTGGAATGGGAACTCGATTGCAAGATTTGAAATCCCATTTAAGAATTGGGTCAGGTGATGTGCGAATGGTTGGGATATGGGGTGTTGGGGGTGGTGGTAAGACCACTCTTGCAACTTCTCTTTACATGGAAATCTCTGCTAAATTTGATACCTGTTGCTTTGTTGCAAATATTAGGGAGGAATCCAGCCAACATaatggtttaaaaaatatacaagaAAAAATTCTATCTTCTGCTTTTGACAAAAAGCAGATAGTGCCCAGTGTTGATATTGGAAAACACATGATTAAACAAATGTTATGTCGTAGGAATGTGTtgattgttcttgatgatgTCAATGACCAGGAGCAACTGGAGGCATTAGCTGGATCACATGATTGGTTTGGTCATGGGAGTCGAGTAGTAATCACAACTAGGGACGAGCATGTACTAATATCTCACGGGGTAGACGTGGTCTCCCCCATTAATTTATTATCACTTAATGAGGCTATTCAGCtctttagaagatatgcatatCATAAGAATAATCCCGTAGAAGATTATGATAAGCTTTCATTACATGTGATTAACTATGTTAAGGGACTCCCGTTAGCACTTAAAATCTTAGGGTCTTTTCTAAATGGTAAAAACAAGAATGAGTGGATCAGTGCCTTGGATAAGTTAGAATGCATCCCAAATCGTAAGGTCACTGATCAACTCAAAATAAGTTACGATGGACTTGACCGTGAGGACAAAATGTTATTCTTAGATCTGGCATGTTTCTTCAGGAGGAGGCATCAATCCGTTGTAAAGGAGACACTTGATGCTTGCGGGTTTCACTCTAGTATAGGGATGAAGGTGTTGATACAAAAGGCTCTCATAATCATTTATTCCAATGGTAAGATTGATATGCACGATCTAGTTCAAGAAATGGGACATGACATTGTTAGAGGGGAACACCCCAACAACCCTGAAAAACATAGCAGGGTTTGGAAATCAAATGAGATTGAAAGGATGTTTTCCAGGAACGCAAAAACG GAAAATGATAAGATTGAAGCCATAAGATACTGTGGTCGTAGTTCAATAGGCTTCATCAAGCTTGTTTCAAACATGAAGAAACTAAGATTCCTTTCTGTGACTTTGCACAAGGGCAGAAATGTTGAAGGGGTTGAAAGCAGCTATGATGAAGGTCCTGCTTTTCTTTCGAATGAGCTGAAGTATATTAAATGGACGGGTTGGTACCCTGCAAGTCCGTTCCCTGAAAGTTTTAAAGCAACCGAGCTTGTTGTGTTATATCTGGATAATAGCTTGCAAAAGGAACTTTGGAAGGGTTGCAAG CATCTGCCGTGTTTGAAAGTGCTTGAAGTCTTTTATGCGAGACATCTGGTAAGGACGCCTGATTTTGGTGGACTACCGTGTCTTCAGAAGTTTACACTCCATGGATGTGACAGTTTAATAGATATTGATCCATCACTTGGAAATCATTCAAGACTTGCTTCT ATTGCCATTCACTATGTGAGTTCCCGGAGATTGAAGCAAACATGA
- the LOC122610462 gene encoding outer envelope pore protein 16-2, chloroplastic-like yields the protein MAAEEARKKREEEMTRMVQSQQRQNDMDFVLLKKKKRKIMGHNLETRSVMDEVRSYDDNSVVGGLVDFGHPLINRIAGTFVTAAGIGAVQAVTREAYFTALETASGDKTGISSPKKHNPFRGLRGESNSSSIEGLVKATGKESIQWGLAAGVYSGLTYGFKEARGVHDWRNSAVAGAMTGAALALTSDNSSQEQIVQFAITGAAVSTAANILTGIF from the exons ATGGCGGCGGAGGAGGCTAGGAAGAAACGGGAGGAGGAGATGACACGGATGGTCCAGAGTCAGCAACGACAGAATGATATGGACTTCGTG ttgttaaagaaaaaaaaaaggaaaataatggGACATAATTTAGAGACAAGATCGGTAATGGATGAGGTTAGGAGCTACGACGATAATAGTGTTGTCGGAGGTTTAGTAGATTTTGGACATCCTCTTATTAATCGGATTGCTGGAACTTTTGTTACTGCTGCTGGT ATTGGTGCAGTTCAGGCGGTTACACGGGAGGCATATTTTACTGCCCTCGAGA CTGCAAGCGGAGACAAAACTGGTATCAGTAGCCCCAAGAAGCACAATCCTTTCCGAGGTCTTAGGG GAGAATCCAACAGCAGTTCCATTGAAGGCTTG GTGAAGGCCACAGGGAAAGAATCTATACAATGGG GTTTGGCTGCTGGAGTGTATTCTGGTCTTACTTATGGCTTTAAGGAAGCTCGAGGTGTTCATGATTGG AGAAACAGTGCGGTGGCAGGAGCAATGACGGGTGCTGCTCTGGCTCTAACATCAGACAATTCTTCACAAGAACAAATTGTGCAATTTGCCATCACGGGTGCTGCTGTCTCTACAGCTGCAAATATTCTCACTGGGATATTCTAG
- the LOC122609983 gene encoding TMV resistance protein N-like: MTEITIGVLAVTAVVAILSTILLIVVMLLPRTLSSRSRDNNRPLIVPIPNTSSAAAASSLSSKTWRYDVFLSFRGEDTRKNFVDHLYSALKQNGGIRAYKDDVTLPRGDSIGPSLMNAIQDSQIAVVIFSENYADSSWCLQELEHIMKCRYEIGQIVLPVFYNVDPSQVRKQKGKYEKAFSKHESSENNITKQKIESWRKALFDASNIAGWEPRLVANGHEAECIKEIVGSILDKLSSLDSVVHDENLVGMGTRLQDLKSRLRIGSGGVRMVGIWGVGGGGKTTLATSLYMEIISGTFDICCFVENIRMESSQHNGLKDLQRKLLSSAFCEQSVPNVDIGKHMIKKMLRYRNVLIVLDDVDDQEQLEALAGSHDWFGDGSRVIITTRDEHVLISHGVDVISPINLLSSDEAIRLFRRYAYHKNKPVEDYDKLSLSVINYANGLPLALKILGSFLYGKNKNEWISALDKLKCLPNRKVTDQLKISYDGLDREEKELFLDVACFFRRCWQDDIMDKLDACGFHSTIGLTVLRQKALLTISSHGFIDMHDLVQEMGHEIVRGEHPNNPENHSRVWKTNEIAIMFMGNPTMENNKIEAIDYVGDCSPGFTKLVSNMKKLRYLDVKLDSDWYHEELESNYDEGPAFLSHELKYISWVSWNSTSPFPESFKPTKLVVLKLCFTLQKELWKGCKYLPCLKELEVIGARHLVRTPDFGGLPCLEKLALHDCGSLKDIDPSLGNHSRLAYISVKNCEQISRFPIIVWMGKLERLLIYRCDELCEFQGIEANMDSLIKLSLKDVGIQVLPSSVGRYCTNLISLHLESSELRCIDGNFRALKHLKKFKLNVDANKLEKFPKDLFDEECCLEVLRLVFFNYSKSLPSPPHLPRYIRKLSLRLNEKEVPSGISELSDMEELDLSESFFSRLSFSLLEFTHLKLLNLSDCENLVELPELPSNLCILKADDCDSLSAIRDDVHRNCKSLCQVSITKSYGLCDSFVGGEGLLETMLQGKAQCISVWLKGLEISKGFKPCLVEGTRYRLKLPENSFNEFSGLLLCYVTNDECNMQDYVKISMRQEEQKLQMGMGDSQNEQVFWEEEEGVDSFHTWIGYVSFGSFNAWSDKTSSVVDISIHQPSYIDDGSFTSGFGVKLVSKKDQMEETTETSMNSSADDDYKCRFEILKGFNPLTQSFAGLTALADSSSLFEYQFRTISRGGFSSFLLQGL, encoded by the exons ATGACAGAAATTACAATCGGGGTTCTCGCTGTTACGGCAGTTGTGGCTATACTTTCAACGATATTATTGATCGTTGTGATGCTTCTTCCACGCACATTAAGTAGTCGCTCACGCGACAATAATAGACCACTAATTGTGCCGATTCCAAAcacatcatcagcagcagcagcatcaTCTTTGTCTTCTAAGACATGGAGATATGATGTGTTTCTTAGCTTTAGAGGTGAAGATACTCGCAAGAATTTCGTAGATCATCTCTACTCTGCTCTTAAGCAAAACGGGGGAATACGCGCTTACAAGGACGACGTAACGCTTCCGAGGGGTGATTCCATCGGCCCGTCCCTCATGAATGCCATCCAAGACTCACAGATTGCGGTCGTCATATTCTCTGAGAACTATGCCGACTCTTCCTGGTGCTTGCAAGAACTTGAACATATTATGAAATGTAGATACGAGATAGGGCAAATTGTTTTACCCGTATTCTATAATGTGGACCCGTCTcaagttagaaaacaaaaaggCAAGTATGAAAAAGCATTTTCCAAGCACGAATCGTCGGAGAACAATATTACGAAGCAGAAAATTGAGTCATGGAGAAAAGCACTCTTTGATGCTAGTAACATTGCTGGATGGGAACCCAGGCTCGTAGCCAACGG GCATGAAGCAGAATGTATCAAAGAGATTGTTGGTTCAATTTTAGACAAGTTGTCGTCCTTAGATTCAGTCGTTCATGATGAAAACCTTGTTGGAATGGGAACTCGATTGCAAGATTTGAAATCTCGGTTAAGAATTGGGTCAGGTGGTGTGCGAATGGTTGGGATATGGGGTGTTGGGGGTGGTGGTAAGACCACTCTTGCAACGTCTCTTTACATGGAAATTATATCTGGTACGTTCGATATTTGTTGCTTTGTTGAAAATATTCGGATGGAATCTAGCCAACACAATGGTTTAAAAGATCTGCAAAGAAAACTTCTATCATCTGCTTTTTGTGAGCAGAGTGTGCCAAATGTTGATATAGGAAAGCACATGATTAAAAAGATGTTACGTTATAGGAATGTGTtgattgttcttgatgatgTCGATGACCAGGAGCAACTGGAGGCGTTAGCAGGATCACATGATTGGTTTGGTGATGGGAGTCGAGTAATTATCACAACCAGAGACGAACATGTGCTTATATCTCACGGGGTAGATGTGATCTCTCCCATCAATTTGTTATCAAGTGACGAGGCTATTCGGCTTTTTAGAAGATATGCTTATCATAAGAATAAACCTGTAGAAGATTACGATAAGCTTTCATTAAGTGTCATTAATTATGCTAATGGACTCCCATTAGCACTTAAAATCTTAGGGTCTTTTTTATATGGCAAAAACAAGAATGAGTGGATTAGTGCCTTGGATAAGTTAAAATGCCTCCCAAATCGTAAGGTCACTGATCAACTCAAAATAAGTTACGATGGACTTGACCGTGAGGAGAAAGAGTTATTCTTAGATGTAGCATGTTTCTTCAGGCGGTGTTGGCAAGACGATATAATGGATAAACTAGATGCTTGTGGGTTTCATTCTACTATAGGCTTAACCGTGTTGAGACAAAAGGCTCTCTTAACTATTTCTTCACACGGTTTTATTGATATGCACGATCTGGTTCAAGAAATGGGTCATGAAATTGTAAGAGGGGAACATCCCAACAATCCTGAAAACCATAGCAGGGTTTGGAAAACAAATGAGATTGCAATCATGTTTATGGGGAATCCAACAATG GAAAATAATAAGATTGAAGCCATAGATTACGTTGGTGATTGTTCACCAGGCTTCACTAAGCTTGTTTCAAACATGAAGAAACTAAGATACCTTGATGTAAAATTGGACAGCGACTGGTATCATGAAGAGCTCGAAAGCAACTATGATGAAGGGCCTGCTTTTCTTTCCCATGAGCTGAAGTATATTAGTTGGGTTTCTTGGAACAGCACAAGTCCATTCCCCGAAAGTTTCAAACCAACGAAGCTTGTTGTTTTAAAGCTGTGTTTCACATTGCAAAAGGAACTTTGGAAGGGTTGCAAG TATCTGCCGTGTTTGAAGGAGCTTGAAGTCATCGGTGCAAGACATCTAGTGAGAACGCCTGATTTTGGTGGACTCCCGTGTCTTGAAAAGTTGGCACTCCATGATTGTGGTAGTTTAAAAGATATTGATCCGTCTCTTGGAAATCATTCAAGACTTGCTTACATATCTGTTAAAAATTGCGAGCAAATTTCAAGGTTTCCAATCATTGTTTGGATGGGAAAACTTGAGAGACTTTTAATTTACCGATGCGATGAACTATGTGAGTTCCAAGGGATTGAAGCAAACATGGATAGCTTGATTAAGTTATCTTTAAAAGATGTTGGGATACAAGTTCTTCCTTCATCAGTCGGAAGATATTGTACCAACCTTATTTCGCTGCACTTGGAGTCTTCAGAGTTACGGTGCATAGATGGAAACTTTCGTGCCTTAAAACATTTGAAGAAATTTAAACTAAATGTAGATGCCAACAAACTTGAGAAGTTTCCAAAAGACCTATTCGATGAAGAATGTTGCCTAGAGGTACTTAGATTGGTGTTTTTCAACTACTCCAAAAGTTTACCTAGTCCTCCTCATTTGCCACGCTACATAAGAAAGTTAAGTCTCCGACTGAACGAAAAAGAAGTACCCTCTGGGATTAGTGAATTATCCGATATGGAAGAGTTAGATCTAAGTGAAAGTTTTTTTTCACGATTAAGTTTTAGCTTGTTGGAATTTACTCATCTCAAACTCCTCAACCTGAGTGATTGCGAGAATCTTGTTGAATTGCCTGAGCTCCCATCAAATCTATGTATACTCAAAGCAGACGATTGCGATTCACTTTCAGCCATTAGAGATGATGTTCATAGAAACTGTAAATCGTTATGTCAAGTCTCAATCACTAAATCATATGGGCTTTGCGACAGCTTTGTAGGTGGTGAGGGATTATTAGAAACCATGCTCCag GGAAAGGCTCAGTGCATCAGCGTGTGGCTAAAAGGGTTAGAGATTTCCAAGGGGTTTAAACCTTGTCTTGTTGAAGGGACGAGATATCGATTGAAACTTCCTGAGAATTCATTCAATGAATTTTCCGGATTATTACTTTGCTATGTTACAAATGATGAATGCAATAtgcaagattatgtaaaaataagTATGAGGCAGGAGGAGCAGAAACTGCAGATGGGAATGGGAGATTCTCAAAATGAGCAAGTGTTTTGGGAGGAAGAGGAGGGTGTTGATAGTTTCCACACTTGGATTGGGTATGTTTCATTTGGATCATTTAACGCTTGGTCGGACAAAACATCATCTGTTGTTGACATTTCCATTCACCAACCTTCTTATATTGATGATGGGTCATTTACTAGTGGCTTTGGAGTTAAACTCGTTTCCAAAAAGGATCAAATGGAGGAGACCACTGAAACATCTATGAATTCCTCTGCCGATGATGATTATAAATGTCGATTTGAGATCCTTAAGGGTTTCAACCCAttaacacaaagttttgcgGGCTTAACTGCCTTAGCTGATTCTAGTTCTCTTTTTGAGTATCAATTTAGAACAATAAGCAGAGGTGGTTTCAGCAGCTTTCTTTTACAGGGATTGTAA